One part of the Methylobacterium terrae genome encodes these proteins:
- a CDS encoding bifunctional riboflavin kinase/FAD synthetase, with translation MPRDETAPRPVPPPLPVHRDGEPVPERLGGAVAALGNFDGIHRGHRALIAAVREMAADLGRPSAVLTFEPHPRAFFSPDATMFRLTGLPEKLAVLQRLGIDGAFVRRFDSGLAGTGAAAFVADTLKGELGLSGVVIGHDFHFGRGREGTPAMLEALCAENGLACRIVPAVAAGGGEAPVSSSAIRAALEAGDVATANHLLGYRWFVEGEVRHGDKRGRTLGFPTANVSLDACALAHGIYAVRVRLNDGSVRDGVASYGRRPTFDDGAPLLETYLFDFSGDLYGQRIAVEFVGFIRGEARFDSAEALVARMREDAAEARRMLAEDRTPSMLG, from the coding sequence ATGCCGCGCGACGAGACCGCCCCGCGCCCCGTCCCGCCGCCCCTGCCCGTCCACCGCGACGGCGAGCCGGTTCCGGAGCGCTTGGGCGGCGCGGTCGCGGCGCTCGGCAACTTCGACGGCATCCACCGGGGCCACCGCGCCCTCATCGCCGCGGTGCGGGAGATGGCCGCGGATCTCGGCCGGCCGAGCGCGGTCCTGACCTTCGAGCCCCATCCCCGCGCCTTCTTCTCCCCCGACGCGACGATGTTCCGCCTCACCGGCCTGCCTGAGAAGCTCGCGGTGCTGCAGCGGCTCGGCATCGACGGCGCCTTCGTGCGCCGCTTCGACTCGGGCCTCGCCGGCACGGGCGCGGCCGCCTTCGTCGCCGACACGCTCAAGGGCGAGCTCGGCCTGTCCGGCGTGGTGATCGGGCACGACTTCCATTTCGGCCGCGGCCGCGAGGGCACGCCGGCGATGCTGGAGGCGCTCTGCGCCGAGAACGGGCTGGCCTGCCGCATCGTCCCGGCGGTGGCGGCGGGCGGCGGCGAGGCGCCGGTCTCGTCGAGCGCGATCCGGGCGGCGCTCGAGGCGGGCGACGTGGCGACCGCCAACCACCTTCTCGGCTACCGCTGGTTCGTCGAGGGCGAGGTGCGCCACGGCGACAAGCGCGGCCGCACCCTCGGCTTCCCGACCGCCAACGTGTCCCTCGACGCCTGCGCGCTTGCCCACGGCATCTACGCGGTGCGCGTCCGCCTGAACGACGGCAGCGTGCGCGACGGCGTGGCGAGCTACGGCCGCCGCCCGACCTTCGACGACGGTGCGCCTCTCCTTGAGACCTACCTGTTCGACTTCTCCGGCGACCTCTACGGCCAGCGCATCGCGGTCGAGTTCGTCGGCTTCATCCGCGGCGAGGCGCGGTTCGACAGCGCCGAGGCGCTCGTCGCCCGCATGCGCGAGGACGCGGCGGAAGCGCGCCGGATGCTGGCCGAGGACCGCACGCCCTCGATGCTGGGGTGA
- a CDS encoding response regulator, which produces MALDLGMPILVVDDYQTMVRIIRNLLKQLGFEDVDDASDGTGALAKLKTKKYGLVISDWNMEPMTGYELLRHVRADDALRTTPFIMVTAESKTENVIAAKKAGVNNYIVKPFNAQTLKTKIEAVCGA; this is translated from the coding sequence ATGGCCCTTGACCTCGGCATGCCGATCCTCGTGGTCGACGATTACCAGACGATGGTCCGCATCATCCGCAACCTGCTCAAGCAGCTCGGCTTCGAGGACGTCGACGACGCGTCGGACGGCACCGGCGCGCTGGCGAAGCTGAAGACGAAGAAGTACGGCCTCGTCATCTCCGACTGGAACATGGAGCCGATGACCGGTTACGAGCTGCTGCGCCACGTCCGGGCCGACGACGCCCTGCGCACCACGCCGTTCATCATGGTCACCGCCGAGTCGAAGACCGAGAACGTCATCGCGGCGAAGAAGGCCGGCGTGAACAACTACATCGTCAAGCCGTTCAACGCGCAGACGCTGAAGACCAAGATCGAGGCGGTCTGCGGCGCCTGA
- a CDS encoding protein phosphatase CheZ, with translation MAACASTAEPTGQAIPVTELMEIADYITKLKRGIAALRAQELTRDRIPMAHDELGSVVAATASATNRIMESAEAMLAIEAKTLDDYRARVEAHIGDIFEACTFQDITGQRISKVVDALGQLEKRLSQFSTVVNVRDGEAEHDPEEARRKARAEKLMLNGPQLKGPETPQDAIDALFS, from the coding sequence ATGGCTGCTTGCGCGAGTACGGCCGAGCCGACGGGCCAGGCGATCCCGGTGACCGAGCTCATGGAGATCGCCGACTACATCACCAAGCTCAAGCGCGGCATCGCGGCCCTGCGGGCCCAGGAACTCACCCGCGACCGCATCCCGATGGCGCATGACGAGCTCGGCAGCGTCGTCGCCGCCACGGCCAGCGCCACCAACCGGATCATGGAATCCGCCGAGGCGATGCTCGCCATCGAGGCCAAGACCCTCGACGACTACCGCGCCAGGGTCGAGGCCCATATCGGCGACATCTTCGAGGCCTGCACCTTCCAGGACATCACCGGCCAGCGCATCTCCAAGGTCGTGGACGCGCTGGGACAGCTCGAGAAGCGGCTGTCGCAATTCTCGACCGTGGTGAACGTGCGCGACGGCGAGGCCGAGCACGACCCGGAGGAGGCGCGCCGCAAGGCCCGGGCGGAGAAGCTGATGCTCAACGGCCCGCAGCTCAAGGGCCCGGAGACGCCGCAGGACGCGATCGACGCCCTGTTCTCCTGA
- a CDS encoding TIGR01459 family HAD-type hydrolase: MAEMVRAAHPGEVAILDGIAGIADGFDLILCDVWGVLHDGIHAHRAAAEALTRFRALPGGRPRRVVLVSNAPRPGSAVQAQLDGFGVPRTAYDAIVTSGDLTRRLIAERAGAPMFHLGPDRDLPVFDGLDLTRSGPDEAAHVVVTGLLDDEVETAADYRARLEPWAARGVTLICANPDLVVERGERLIPCAGAVAALYEDLGGEVVYAGKPHGPVYEAALAAADAIEGGAPLPRDRVLAVGDAIRTDVAGARGFGIASLLVARGIHAEELGVAAGAPIGDIAHWLAAQAVHPDAVIDLLRW, translated from the coding sequence ATGGCCGAGATGGTTCGCGCGGCGCATCCGGGCGAGGTCGCGATCCTGGACGGGATCGCCGGCATCGCCGACGGGTTCGACCTGATCCTGTGCGACGTCTGGGGCGTGCTGCATGACGGGATCCACGCCCACCGGGCGGCGGCCGAGGCGCTGACGCGCTTCCGCGCCCTGCCGGGCGGGCGCCCGCGCCGGGTGGTGCTGGTCTCGAACGCACCGCGGCCGGGCAGCGCCGTGCAGGCGCAGCTCGACGGGTTCGGCGTGCCCCGCACCGCCTACGACGCCATCGTCACCTCGGGCGATCTCACGCGACGCCTGATCGCCGAGCGGGCGGGGGCGCCGATGTTCCATCTCGGGCCCGACCGCGACCTGCCGGTCTTCGACGGCCTCGATCTCACCCGCTCCGGCCCGGACGAGGCCGCCCACGTCGTCGTCACCGGGCTCCTCGACGACGAGGTCGAGACGGCGGCGGATTACCGCGCCCGGCTCGAGCCCTGGGCGGCCCGCGGCGTCACGCTGATCTGCGCCAATCCCGACCTCGTGGTCGAGCGCGGCGAGCGGCTGATCCCCTGCGCCGGCGCCGTCGCGGCGCTCTACGAGGACCTGGGCGGCGAGGTCGTCTACGCGGGCAAGCCGCACGGTCCGGTCTACGAGGCGGCGCTGGCGGCCGCGGACGCGATCGAGGGCGGCGCTCCCCTCCCCCGCGACCGGGTGCTCGCGGTGGGGGACGCGATCCGCACCGACGTCGCCGGCGCGCGGGGCTTCGGCATCGCGTCGCTGCTGGTGGCGCGCGGCATCCACGCCGAGGAGCTCGGGGTCGCCGCCGGCGCGCCGATCGGCGACATCGCGCACTGGCTCGCGGCGCAGGCCGTGCACCCGGACGCCGTGATCGACCTGCTGCGCTGGTAG
- the ade gene encoding adenine deaminase, with protein MSDLIARRIAQGAGREPADLVIRGARLLDLVTGELVETDIAVCGDTVVGTYGSYQGARVIEAGGRIAVPGFIDTHLHVESSLITPHEFDRCVLPHGVTTAIWDPHELANVLGTAAFDYALAASGETVMDIRVQLSSCVPATDLESAGARIEAADLLPYRDHPRALGLAEFMNFPGVVAADPACLAKLAAFAGRPVDGHAPLLSGLALNAYASAGIRTDHEATSAAEALEKIRKGMTVLIREGSVSKDLHALSPLLTERTAPFLAFCTDDRNPLDIAEEGHLDHLIRTAIALGVPPLAAYRAASLSAAAAFGLADRGMIAPGKRADIVLLDDLEACAVASVISAGRLVDEALFAARSVTPPPGRGSVRAEPVTADDLAVPLPAGETSVIGVVAGRIITEHRRLTLDGVPDPGQDVAMVAVVARHGTTSIGRGLVQGFGLRRGAIASSVGHDSHNLCVVGADPDAMARAVNRLIALQGGFVVADGTGILAELALPIAGLMSDLSFEAVRDALPPLRDAARRLGCTLPEPFLQVAFLPLPVIPHLKITDRGLVDVDRMAFVLP; from the coding sequence ATGTCGGACCTCATCGCCCGCCGGATCGCCCAAGGGGCGGGCCGGGAGCCCGCCGACCTGGTGATCCGCGGCGCCCGCCTCCTCGACCTCGTGACCGGCGAACTCGTCGAGACCGACATCGCGGTCTGCGGCGACACGGTGGTGGGCACCTACGGCAGCTACCAGGGGGCGCGGGTGATCGAGGCGGGCGGGCGCATCGCCGTGCCGGGCTTCATCGACACCCACCTGCACGTCGAATCCTCCCTCATCACCCCGCACGAATTCGACCGCTGCGTGCTGCCCCACGGCGTCACGACGGCGATCTGGGACCCGCACGAGCTCGCCAACGTGCTCGGGACCGCCGCCTTCGACTACGCGCTGGCGGCGTCGGGCGAGACGGTGATGGACATCCGGGTCCAGCTCTCCTCCTGCGTGCCGGCGACCGACCTCGAGAGCGCGGGCGCCCGGATCGAGGCCGCCGACCTCCTGCCCTACCGCGACCATCCCCGGGCGCTGGGCCTGGCCGAGTTCATGAACTTCCCGGGCGTGGTCGCGGCCGATCCGGCCTGCCTCGCCAAGCTGGCGGCCTTCGCCGGTCGCCCCGTCGACGGCCACGCGCCGCTGCTCTCGGGGCTGGCCCTCAACGCCTACGCGTCCGCGGGCATCCGCACCGACCACGAGGCGACGAGCGCCGCGGAGGCGCTGGAGAAGATCCGCAAGGGCATGACGGTGCTGATCCGCGAGGGCTCGGTCTCGAAGGACCTGCACGCCCTCAGCCCCCTCCTGACCGAGCGCACCGCGCCGTTCCTCGCCTTCTGCACCGACGACCGCAACCCGCTCGACATCGCCGAGGAGGGCCACCTCGACCACCTGATCCGCACGGCGATCGCGCTCGGCGTGCCGCCGCTCGCCGCCTACCGCGCCGCCTCGCTCAGCGCCGCCGCCGCCTTCGGGCTCGCCGACCGCGGGATGATCGCGCCCGGCAAGCGCGCCGACATCGTGCTCCTCGACGACCTCGAAGCCTGCGCCGTCGCCTCGGTGATCTCCGCCGGCCGCCTCGTCGACGAGGCCCTGTTCGCCGCCCGGTCGGTCACGCCGCCGCCGGGTCGGGGCAGCGTGCGGGCCGAGCCGGTCACCGCCGACGACCTCGCGGTGCCGCTGCCCGCGGGCGAGACCTCGGTCATCGGCGTGGTCGCGGGCCGCATCATCACCGAGCACCGGCGCCTGACGCTCGACGGCGTGCCCGACCCGGGCCAGGACGTCGCGATGGTCGCCGTCGTGGCGCGCCACGGCACGACCAGCATCGGCCGCGGCCTGGTCCAGGGCTTCGGGCTCCGGCGCGGCGCCATCGCCTCCTCGGTCGGGCACGACAGCCACAACCTCTGCGTCGTCGGCGCCGATCCGGACGCCATGGCGCGGGCGGTGAACCGCCTGATCGCGCTTCAGGGCGGCTTCGTCGTCGCCGACGGGACCGGGATCCTGGCCGAGCTGGCGCTGCCGATCGCCGGCCTGATGAGCGACCTCTCCTTCGAGGCGGTGCGCGACGCCCTGCCCCCCTTGCGCGACGCCGCGCGGCGGCTCGGCTGCACCCTGCCCGAGCCGTTCCTGCAGGTCGCCTTCCTGCCGCTGCCGGTGATCCCGCACCTGAAGATCACCGATCGCGGCCTCGTCGACGTCGACCGGATGGCGTTCGTCCTGCCGTAG
- a CDS encoding EAL domain-containing protein, whose translation MALKSGRRAGGSSAPRIALSLSCLLAGGLCLAVAFLSAPVLGAVAGVALAAAALAGVATVLALRRSARLAGQVETLSGEIDLLSRRLLTLEQREAPAAPSAGLEAGLSEVTAEIGLLGGIVRELAMAVAAQDEDLTLLKGQPGAAPAAPASLHPASLHPAPLQPAPPAQAPPAFAPVQAMPSQSVPAQAAPASVPPAYAQPAYAPAHASAPQAAPLQAAPLQGAPSQFAPPTAAPPLPVEPADASPVAARSAAPWASDPILPRDAVPAPRRPFVPEPAAAPRSEAEILAALSQGLEVHLQPIVSLPQRKVAFYEALARLRVGDALLAPSDFLRVLERHGRTTELDRLMLARVTAIGQHLANRGSETPVAYALSPGSLFEPGFLRAVCRLIDLHPELAGRLILALPQRSWRSLDAEQSSALAALRERIGLAVDRVTEPRLDAAALSVRGASYAKVDVETLLGEHGAALAHTLARAGIRLVAEGVEREADVPDLIDLDLPLAQGSVFSPPRVVRPEVLSPPAPPPPEPAPEPTPPADEPPPVRRAFRDVLRRAV comes from the coding sequence ATGGCCCTCAAGTCCGGCCGGCGCGCCGGTGGGTCGTCGGCGCCCCGGATCGCCCTCAGCCTCTCGTGCCTCCTGGCGGGCGGGCTCTGCCTCGCCGTCGCCTTCCTGTCCGCGCCCGTCCTCGGGGCGGTGGCCGGGGTCGCGCTCGCGGCGGCCGCCCTCGCGGGCGTGGCGACGGTGCTGGCCCTGCGCCGCTCCGCCCGCCTCGCCGGCCAGGTCGAGACGCTGTCGGGAGAGATCGACCTCCTGTCGCGCCGCCTGCTGACGCTCGAGCAGCGGGAGGCACCGGCCGCCCCGAGCGCCGGCCTGGAGGCCGGCCTGTCGGAGGTCACGGCCGAGATCGGCCTCCTCGGCGGCATCGTGCGCGAACTCGCCATGGCGGTGGCGGCCCAGGACGAGGACCTGACCCTCCTGAAGGGCCAGCCGGGCGCGGCGCCCGCGGCGCCTGCTTCCTTGCACCCTGCCTCCTTGCACCCTGCCCCCTTGCAGCCCGCTCCCCCGGCCCAGGCCCCGCCCGCCTTCGCGCCGGTCCAGGCGATGCCGTCCCAGTCGGTGCCGGCTCAGGCGGCGCCCGCCTCCGTGCCGCCGGCCTACGCCCAGCCCGCCTATGCGCCGGCCCATGCTTCGGCGCCTCAAGCCGCCCCTTTGCAAGCCGCCCCTCTGCAAGGCGCTCCTTCGCAATTCGCTCCGCCGACGGCCGCCCCGCCCCTGCCGGTCGAGCCTGCGGACGCATCCCCGGTCGCGGCGCGATCGGCCGCCCCCTGGGCCTCCGACCCGATCCTGCCGCGGGACGCCGTGCCGGCGCCGCGCCGGCCCTTCGTGCCCGAGCCCGCCGCCGCGCCCCGTTCGGAGGCCGAGATCCTGGCGGCGTTGTCGCAGGGGCTCGAGGTCCACCTGCAGCCGATCGTCAGCCTGCCGCAGCGCAAGGTGGCGTTCTACGAGGCCCTGGCGCGCCTGCGCGTCGGCGACGCCCTCCTGGCGCCCTCGGACTTCCTGCGGGTGCTGGAGCGGCACGGGCGCACCACCGAGCTCGACCGGCTGATGCTCGCCCGGGTGACGGCGATCGGCCAGCACCTCGCGAACCGGGGCAGCGAGACCCCGGTCGCCTACGCCCTGTCGCCGGGCTCGCTGTTCGAACCGGGCTTCCTGCGGGCGGTCTGCCGCCTCATCGACCTGCACCCGGAGCTCGCCGGCCGGCTGATCCTGGCGCTGCCGCAGCGCAGCTGGCGCAGCCTCGACGCCGAGCAGTCGAGCGCGCTCGCCGCCCTGCGCGAGCGGATCGGGCTCGCGGTCGACCGGGTCACCGAGCCGCGCCTCGACGCCGCGGCGCTCTCCGTCCGCGGGGCGAGCTACGCCAAGGTCGACGTCGAGACGCTGCTCGGGGAGCACGGCGCGGCGCTCGCCCACACCCTGGCGCGGGCCGGGATCCGGCTGGTGGCGGAGGGTGTCGAGCGCGAGGCCGACGTGCCCGACCTGATCGACCTCGACCTGCCGCTGGCGCAGGGCTCGGTGTTCTCGCCGCCCCGCGTGGTGCGGCCCGAGGTGCTCTCGCCCCCCGCCCCGCCGCCGCCGGAGCCGGCCCCCGAGCCGACGCCGCCGGCCGACGAGCCCCCGCCGGTGCGCCGCGCCTTCCGGGACGTGCTGCGCCGGGCGGTCTGA
- a CDS encoding heavy-metal-associated domain-containing protein, giving the protein MTDRAGERMELLMKVEGMTCQGCVAAVTKAIQRLDPAAQVSVDLDAGRVAVVTDAQALDVAQALGRAGYDAEAMTG; this is encoded by the coding sequence ATGACGGATCGGGCCGGCGAGCGGATGGAACTGCTGATGAAGGTCGAGGGCATGACCTGCCAGGGCTGCGTCGCGGCGGTGACGAAGGCGATCCAGCGCCTCGACCCGGCGGCGCAGGTGAGCGTGGACCTCGACGCGGGCCGGGTCGCGGTCGTCACCGACGCCCAGGCCCTCGACGTGGCCCAGGCGCTCGGCCGCGCCGGCTACGACGCCGAGGCCATGACCGGCTGA
- a CDS encoding sensor histidine kinase, whose translation MRINSAFASLIDARLAGLVHDSAAGDPAERARHERFLISRLATGAVLMAMLPPYLLWRGVPTLVEAAAAACLVLPVVAALLLARTGNLTLAHGLSSASLTGLVVCLASLTGGPSSAASIWLVMIPVEALLAGSHRAALVAAGFAMLGAVAVAVIEPASGFGFFAWPAALAMPVFAITAICHVLALSLEHHRREGRWSDRLTAASLRDALLLEAIDDLVTWHDRNGSVLQASPAARSLAGTTPDALEGRGLFNRVHVSDRPAFLTALSAAAGQAQPVTVQFRLHAAGEAGETGRVIWAEMRAHRVPGEGVPAAIGEAAVVAVTRDVSEHRRRAEELDQARAAAERADEVKSRFLATVSHELRTPLNAIIGFSEMLEAEGTLALGPERRREYAGIIHSSGRHLLEVVNALLDMSRIQSGNFDYVPEPFDLAGLAHGVCDLMQIRADQGGVRLRREVAADLPEVTADPRACRQMLINLLSNAVKFTPRGGDVVLSVRRVFDRVEMAVVDTGIGIAEADLPRLGDPFFQAGLGAGAAYGRPHEGTGLGLSVVRGLVGLHHGELTVESGPSRGTRVVVTLPLDCRGGRSVPGGPVPIRTSALAAVALEAPAAMRLTG comes from the coding sequence GTGCGTATCAACAGTGCCTTTGCGTCCCTGATCGATGCCCGCCTGGCGGGCCTCGTCCACGATTCCGCCGCGGGCGACCCGGCCGAACGGGCCCGCCACGAGCGGTTCCTGATCTCCCGCCTCGCCACCGGCGCCGTGCTGATGGCGATGCTGCCGCCCTACCTGCTGTGGCGCGGCGTTCCGACGCTGGTGGAGGCCGCGGCCGCCGCCTGCCTGGTGCTGCCGGTCGTCGCGGCCCTGCTGCTGGCGCGCACCGGCAACCTGACGCTCGCCCACGGCCTGTCCTCGGCCTCGCTCACCGGTCTCGTCGTGTGCCTGGCGAGCCTGACCGGCGGTCCGTCCTCGGCGGCGAGCATCTGGCTGGTGATGATCCCGGTCGAGGCCCTGCTCGCCGGCTCGCACCGGGCCGCCCTGGTGGCGGCGGGCTTCGCCATGCTGGGGGCGGTGGCGGTCGCGGTGATCGAGCCCGCATCAGGGTTCGGCTTCTTCGCCTGGCCGGCGGCGCTCGCGATGCCGGTCTTCGCCATCACGGCGATCTGCCACGTGCTGGCGCTCTCCCTCGAGCACCATCGCCGCGAGGGCCGCTGGAGCGACCGGCTGACCGCCGCCTCCCTGCGCGACGCCCTGCTGCTGGAGGCCATCGACGACCTCGTGACCTGGCACGACCGCAACGGCAGCGTGCTGCAGGCGAGCCCCGCCGCCCGCTCGCTCGCCGGGACGACGCCGGACGCCCTCGAGGGGCGCGGCCTGTTCAACCGGGTCCACGTCTCCGACCGGCCGGCCTTCCTGACCGCACTCAGCGCCGCGGCCGGACAGGCGCAGCCGGTGACGGTGCAGTTCCGGCTCCACGCCGCCGGGGAGGCGGGCGAGACCGGCCGGGTGATCTGGGCCGAGATGCGGGCCCACCGGGTGCCCGGCGAGGGCGTGCCGGCCGCCATCGGCGAGGCCGCCGTGGTGGCGGTGACCCGCGATGTCTCCGAGCACCGGCGCCGGGCCGAGGAACTCGACCAGGCCCGGGCCGCGGCGGAGCGCGCCGACGAGGTCAAGAGCCGCTTCCTCGCCACCGTGAGCCACGAGCTGCGCACGCCGCTCAACGCCATCATCGGCTTCTCGGAGATGCTGGAGGCCGAAGGGACCCTGGCGCTCGGCCCCGAGCGGCGGCGGGAATATGCCGGGATCATCCACTCCTCCGGCCGGCACCTGCTCGAGGTGGTCAACGCGCTGCTCGACATGTCGCGGATCCAGAGCGGGAACTTCGACTACGTGCCCGAGCCGTTCGACCTCGCGGGCCTCGCCCACGGCGTCTGCGACCTGATGCAGATCCGCGCCGACCAGGGCGGGGTGCGCCTGCGGCGCGAGGTGGCGGCCGACCTGCCGGAGGTCACGGCCGACCCGCGCGCCTGCCGGCAGATGCTGATCAACCTCCTGTCGAACGCCGTGAAGTTCACGCCGCGTGGCGGCGACGTGGTGCTCTCGGTGCGCCGGGTGTTCGACCGGGTCGAGATGGCGGTCGTCGATACCGGGATCGGCATCGCCGAGGCCGACCTGCCGCGCCTCGGCGACCCGTTCTTCCAGGCCGGGCTCGGCGCCGGCGCCGCCTATGGCCGCCCGCACGAGGGCACCGGCCTCGGGCTCTCGGTGGTGCGCGGCCTCGTCGGGCTGCACCACGGCGAGCTCACGGTCGAGAGCGGCCCGTCCCGCGGCACCCGGGTGGTCGTCACCCTGCCGCTCGATTGCCGCGGCGGCCGCTCGGTCCCGGGCGGCCCGGTGCCGATCCGGACCAGTGCCCTCGCCGCCGTCGCGCTCGAGGCCCCCGCCGCGATGCGGCTGACCGGCTGA
- a CDS encoding peptidoglycan-binding domain-containing protein: MSEAPARQRDELSARRSDELSARRHDPDVALAAEARPAPRPRAAPRAPRPPRVAAGSTRPRPAGPLDRLRGRADRLMRHPAGIVGGLLVLGAVAAVAANALSFQTGRHPAPLFAKASPEKGTAEKGLAGKGPQPAAETAAATAPATNIRADAARGPGDAPSRAAKPDGIGALIHGDDPATAALDRRAGPSKAAKAVPAKDASGRDAPVREAAPRDHAGKAAPHPPVREAKAAEPKATALHAAAPASGPKPDKSVAYAQRALIKLGYGPLDVDGIAGPTTRAALARFERERRLPGASVARRTLQELEARSGLKPE; this comes from the coding sequence ATGTCCGAGGCGCCGGCCCGGCAACGCGACGAGCTCTCGGCTCGTCGATCGGACGAGCTGTCGGCTCGTCGGCACGATCCCGACGTGGCGCTGGCCGCCGAGGCGCGGCCGGCGCCGCGCCCGCGGGCGGCTCCGCGCGCCCCGCGCCCGCCCCGCGTCGCTGCCGGCAGCACCCGGCCCAGGCCCGCCGGCCCGCTCGACCGCCTGCGGGGCCGGGCCGACCGGCTGATGCGCCACCCGGCCGGCATCGTCGGCGGCCTTCTCGTCCTCGGGGCGGTGGCAGCGGTGGCGGCAAATGCCCTGAGCTTCCAGACCGGCCGCCACCCGGCGCCGCTCTTCGCCAAGGCGTCGCCCGAGAAGGGAACGGCCGAGAAGGGGCTCGCCGGCAAGGGCCCGCAGCCGGCGGCCGAGACGGCGGCGGCGACCGCGCCCGCGACGAACATCCGGGCCGATGCGGCGCGCGGGCCGGGCGACGCGCCGTCCCGGGCCGCGAAGCCGGACGGCATCGGCGCGCTGATCCACGGCGACGACCCCGCCACCGCCGCGCTCGACCGCAGGGCCGGCCCGTCGAAGGCCGCGAAGGCGGTGCCGGCCAAGGATGCGTCGGGGAGGGATGCGCCGGTCAGGGAGGCGGCGCCCCGCGATCACGCCGGCAAGGCCGCTCCCCATCCGCCGGTCCGGGAGGCGAAGGCGGCGGAGCCGAAGGCCACCGCGCTCCACGCCGCGGCACCCGCCTCCGGACCGAAGCCCGACAAGTCCGTCGCCTACGCGCAGCGCGCGCTGATCAAGCTCGGCTACGGCCCGCTCGACGTCGACGGCATCGCCGGCCCGACCACCCGCGCGGCGCTCGCCCGCTTCGAGCGCGAGCGCCGCCTGCCCGGCGCCAGCGTGGCGCGCCGGACCCTGCAGGAACTGGAGGCGCGGTCGGGGCTGAAGCCGGAGTGA
- a CDS encoding alpha-ketoglutarate-dependent dioxygenase AlkB, translated as MIELAPGLIHHPGYLDAAAQAALVADLAAILREAPPFTPTMPRTGKPFSVRMSNCGPLGWVSDRAGYRYQVAHPETGRPWPAMPAAVMRAWHDLAACPAEPEACLVNLYGPGTRMGLHQDRDEVEFDAPVLSLSLGATALFRYGGLERNAPTRSVRLASGDALVIGGPSRLIFHGVDRILSPDLLAPAAGPALPAAVPAGGRLNLTLRRVSAIRRA; from the coding sequence CTGATCGAACTCGCTCCCGGCCTGATCCACCACCCGGGCTACCTCGACGCGGCGGCGCAAGCGGCGCTCGTCGCCGACCTCGCCGCGATCCTGCGCGAGGCGCCGCCCTTCACGCCCACCATGCCGCGCACCGGCAAGCCGTTCTCGGTCCGGATGTCGAATTGCGGCCCCCTCGGCTGGGTCTCCGACCGGGCCGGCTACCGCTACCAGGTGGCGCACCCGGAGACCGGCCGGCCCTGGCCGGCGATGCCGGCGGCGGTGATGCGGGCCTGGCACGACCTCGCCGCCTGCCCGGCGGAGCCCGAGGCCTGCCTCGTCAACCTCTACGGACCCGGCACCCGGATGGGGCTGCACCAGGACCGGGACGAGGTGGAGTTCGACGCCCCCGTCCTGTCCCTGTCGCTCGGGGCGACCGCCCTGTTCCGCTACGGCGGCCTGGAGCGCAACGCCCCGACCCGCTCGGTGCGGCTCGCCTCCGGCGACGCCCTGGTGATCGGCGGGCCCTCGCGGCTGATCTTCCACGGCGTCGACCGCATCCTGAGCCCCGACCTCCTCGCACCGGCCGCGGGGCCGGCGCTGCCCGCCGCGGTGCCGGCGGGCGGGCGCCTCAACCTGACCCTGCGACGCGTCTCGGCGATCCGCCGCGCTTGA